From the genome of Papaver somniferum cultivar HN1 chromosome 2, ASM357369v1, whole genome shotgun sequence, one region includes:
- the LOC113351863 gene encoding uncharacterized protein LOC113351863: MFATSNVIDISHLFDDTSLYRITFGVLQYATVTRLGISSSVNKAYQKMKAPTEDDLTAVKRILRYLSGTLGYGLQFRRATSLHLQAYSDADWTGDYLDKRSTSGMVFLFGPNLISWCSGKQNTTLRSSNKYEYRALENVISELL, translated from the coding sequence ATGTTTGCTACTTCTAATGTTATTGATATTTCTCATTTATTTGATGATACTTCTTTGTATAGAATTACATTTGGTGTTTTACAATATGCAACAGTTACAAGACTTGGCATTTCCTCTTCTGTTAACAAAGCTTATCAGAAAATGAAGGCTCCAACTGAGGATGATTTGACCGCAGTCAAAAGAATTTTGAGATATCTCAGTGGTACTTTAGGATATGGTTTGCAGTTTAGGAGAGCAACTTCTTTACATCTTCAAGCATATTCTGATGCAGATTGGACTGGAGATTATCTGGATAAGAGATCAACGAGTGGTATGGTTTTTCTTTTTGGACCAAATTTAATTTCTTGGTGTTCCGGAAAACAAAACACTACATTAAGATCTAGTAATAAGTATGAATATAGGGCATTGGAAAATGTTATTTCGGAGCTACTTTAG
- the LOC113353880 gene encoding thylakoid lumenal 16.5 kDa protein, chloroplastic-like, producing MATAFLSTAKTLFLPSVISSSSLTSSTATATQNLRTSPSSLKITLCKATSQTPTLTKRNLAFSLTATFSLLLTGNGLLDANAAILEADDDLELLEKVKQDRKKRLEQQEIISSAGNEKEYLQDLIYKLSKVGQAIENNDLSAASSVLSPSNKTDWQQKVNEAFAKLSSSAEEKTEVDTFNSSLSTLISSVTQNDINSAKTAFLSSAVALEKWTVLTGLVGQLKGI from the exons atggcaaCTGCTTTTCTCTCTACTGCAAAAACTTTATTCCTTCCTTCTGTTATATCTTCATCTTCCTTAACATCATCAACAGCAACAGCCACACAAAATCTCAGGACTTCCCCTTCATCTCTGAAAATAACTCTCTGCAAGGCAACATCTCAAACTCCAACTCTCACTAAAAGAAACTTAGCTTTCTCTCTCACTGCCACTTTCTCCCTTCTCTTAACTGGTAATGGTCTCCTTGATGCTAATGCCGCAATCTTAGAGGCAGATGACGATTTAGAACTCTTAGAAAAGGTGAAGCAAGATAGAAAGAAGAGATTAGAGCAACAAGAAATAATCAGTTCTGCCGGCAATGAAAAAG AATATCTGCAAGATCTTATATACAAGTTGAGTAAAGTAGGCCAAGCTATTGAGAATAATGATCTCTCTGCAGCAAGTTCAGTTCTTAGTCCAAGCAATAAAACAGATTGGCAGCAAAAAGTTAATGAAGCATTCGCTAAG TTGAGTTCCAGTGCAGAGGAAAAGACTGAAGTGGATACATTCAATTCCTCCTTATCTACCTTAATATCATCAG TGACTCAAAATGATATCAATTCTGCCAAAACAGCATTTCTTTCTTCTGCAGTAGCTCTGGAGAAGTGGACGGTTTTAACTGGACTAGTTGGACAGCTTAAAGGCATTTGA